One part of the Sneathia vaginalis genome encodes these proteins:
- the rpoD gene encoding RNA polymerase sigma factor RpoD — protein MLQKEKKTNSLKEDISKILKEARDKKEISKNMIENLLENRISNEKIVQIVEKLRNEGITIIEDVDSEVPYEKLDDAEVQKMLNDDIMKIAEYMDVDEPIKMYLREIGQIPLLTHEEEISLAQKVVEGDMQAKQKLIESNLRLVVSIAKKHTNRGLKLLDLIQEGNMGLMKAVEKFEYEKGFKFSTYATWWIRQAITRAIADQGRTIRIPVHMIETINKIKKESRIILQETGREPTPDELSKKLGIPMDKVKSILEMNQDPISLETPVGSEEDSELGDFVEDDKFLNPYDATSRVLLREKLESILKEALNEREEQVLRHRFGLDDGAPKTLEEVGKIFNVTRERIRQIEVKAINKLKSKKYTSNLENYRK, from the coding sequence ATGCTACAAAAGGAGAAGAAAACAAATAGTTTAAAAGAAGATATATCAAAAATATTGAAAGAAGCACGTGATAAAAAAGAAATAAGCAAAAATATGATAGAAAATCTTCTTGAAAATAGAATATCGAATGAAAAAATAGTCCAAATAGTTGAAAAATTACGAAATGAAGGTATTACTATTATAGAAGACGTAGATTCTGAAGTTCCATATGAAAAACTAGATGATGCTGAAGTACAAAAGATGTTAAATGATGACATCATGAAGATAGCAGAATATATGGATGTAGATGAACCTATAAAAATGTATCTTCGTGAAATAGGACAAATACCCCTTTTAACACACGAGGAAGAAATAAGTCTTGCACAAAAAGTTGTTGAAGGTGATATGCAAGCCAAACAAAAGTTGATAGAATCTAACTTGAGATTGGTTGTAAGTATTGCTAAAAAACATACTAATAGAGGACTTAAGTTACTTGATTTGATACAAGAAGGGAATATGGGCCTAATGAAGGCAGTTGAAAAATTTGAATATGAAAAAGGATTTAAATTTTCAACTTATGCAACATGGTGGATAAGACAAGCTATAACAAGAGCAATAGCAGATCAAGGAAGAACTATTAGAATACCAGTGCATATGATAGAAACAATAAATAAGATAAAAAAGGAAAGTAGAATAATACTACAAGAAACAGGTAGAGAACCTACTCCAGATGAATTATCTAAGAAATTAGGTATTCCTATGGACAAGGTTAAAAGTATATTAGAAATGAATCAAGATCCTATTTCACTTGAAACACCAGTTGGTAGTGAAGAAGATAGTGAATTAGGAGATTTTGTTGAGGATGATAAATTCTTGAACCCATATGATGCTACATCAAGAGTGCTTTTAAGAGAAAAACTAGAAAGTATATTAAAAGAAGCACTAAATGAAAGGGAAGAACAAGTTCTTCGTCATAGATTTGGACTTGATGATGGAGCTCCTAAGACTCTAGAAGAAGTTGGTAAAATCTTCAATGTAACAAGGGAAAGAATTAGACAAATTGAAGTTAAGGCAATTAATAAGTTAAAAAGTAAAAAATATACAAGTAATTTAGAAAATTACAGAAAATAG
- a CDS encoding YadA-like family protein produces MKKSILICAALTMLASVGYSDKNDGNVTIDGASNIILKPSIDNKINGYDNVIGGRNNEVNDEFLDIAIANKDKSEAEIKKEISKELGKKYKKVLDIVKANENKKYNKNDKTPDGKKPEKNEIKETDAEILKSIERTLGPNEAAKYDFEIINNIIKNVKERKLTEDDDILYKAFDSDGYYNRDVIKKVISKKNKKDEEIKKDIATSSLYRYSDYNTILGESNKAEKSENSVVMGYLAEVENSNSHGNVAIGFYARAKGRSATAVGPRAVAVNKLAVALGYNARSYGENSTSIGANAMSYGNWSTALGSNSKVIAEEGTALGYGAEVFGEHSVALGSSSKAGEASEKDGYRPYSAIDGKYKGITQEKIREIALKEGREKAKEAFNAMFKDRVWKANLGVVSIGDPRYGTRQITNVAAGYYDTDAVNVAQLKELKTYVDNSTPFEYATTKGESLYKYGKKYYYKKNNKEYEGKVDEVIIKAKEPHKLSNIKSSLGDGNTTSSDTTPASSTSENGDSVVVINDLKTIKENKADKAYVDEKVAKLNEKTDLALSGVSSAVAMANLPQVSGDRKFNLAASYGYYGGSHSVAVGLSGTNDKQNFTYKLSGAVNSKGNLAFGIGAGVMLGSVNNKDKVIEQLKDENKEMRKEINELKEVVRKLIHK; encoded by the coding sequence ATGAAAAAATCTATTTTAATTTGTGCTGCATTAACAATGTTAGCAAGTGTTGGGTATAGTGATAAAAATGATGGCAATGTAACTATAGATGGAGCAAGTAATATAATTCTAAAACCAAGTATAGATAATAAGATAAATGGTTACGATAATGTTATTGGTGGGAGAAATAACGAAGTAAATGATGAGTTTTTAGATATTGCAATAGCTAATAAGGATAAAAGTGAGGCTGAAATAAAGAAAGAGATTTCAAAAGAATTAGGTAAGAAATATAAAAAAGTTTTGGATATAGTTAAAGCTAATGAAAATAAAAAATATAATAAAAATGATAAAACACCTGATGGGAAAAAACCAGAAAAAAATGAAATAAAAGAAACTGATGCAGAAATATTAAAAAGTATAGAAAGAACTTTAGGTCCTAACGAAGCTGCAAAATACGATTTTGAAATAATAAATAATATTATTAAAAATGTAAAAGAAAGAAAACTTACAGAAGATGATGACATACTGTATAAAGCTTTTGATTCAGATGGCTATTATAATAGAGATGTAATAAAGAAAGTAATATCTAAAAAAAATAAAAAAGATGAGGAGATAAAAAAAGATATTGCAACTTCATCTTTATATAGATATTCAGATTATAATACCATATTGGGAGAAAGTAATAAAGCAGAAAAGTCTGAAAATAGTGTTGTTATGGGTTATCTTGCAGAAGTAGAAAATTCTAATAGTCATGGAAATGTTGCAATTGGTTTTTATGCAAGAGCAAAAGGGCGATCAGCAACAGCTGTTGGACCTCGTGCAGTTGCTGTAAATAAATTAGCAGTTGCTTTAGGATATAATGCGAGAAGTTATGGAGAAAACTCTACATCAATAGGTGCTAATGCAATGTCATATGGTAATTGGTCTACTGCATTAGGAAGTAATTCTAAAGTAATTGCTGAAGAAGGGACAGCATTAGGATATGGTGCTGAAGTTTTTGGAGAACATAGTGTTGCACTTGGTTCTAGTTCTAAAGCAGGTGAAGCTAGTGAAAAAGATGGATATAGACCATATAGTGCTATAGATGGAAAATATAAGGGAATTACACAAGAAAAAATAAGAGAAATAGCTTTAAAAGAAGGTAGAGAAAAAGCGAAAGAAGCATTTAATGCGATGTTTAAAGATAGAGTATGGAAAGCAAATTTAGGTGTAGTGTCAATAGGTGATCCTAGATATGGAACAAGACAAATAACAAATGTTGCTGCAGGTTATTATGACACAGATGCTGTCAATGTTGCACAATTGAAAGAATTGAAGACTTATGTAGATAATTCTACACCATTTGAATATGCTACTACAAAAGGTGAAAGTTTATATAAGTATGGTAAGAAATACTATTATAAAAAAAATAATAAGGAATATGAAGGTAAAGTTGATGAAGTTATCATAAAAGCCAAAGAACCACATAAACTTTCTAATATTAAAAGTTCATTAGGTGATGGTAATACAACAAGCTCAGATACAACACCAGCATCATCAACTAGTGAAAATGGAGATAGTGTTGTTGTAATTAATGACTTAAAAACTATTAAGGAAAATAAGGCTGATAAGGCATATGTAGATGAAAAAGTAGCTAAACTTAATGAAAAAACAGATTTAGCTTTAAGTGGAGTATCAAGTGCTGTGGCAATGGCAAACTTACCACAAGTAAGTGGAGATAGAAAGTTTAATTTAGCTGCATCATATGGATACTATGGAGGATCTCATTCAGTAGCAGTAGGACTTAGTGGAACAAATGACAAGCAAAACTTCACATACAAATTAAGTGGAGCAGTTAATAGTAAGGGAAATCTTGCCTTTGGTATAGGAGCTGGAGTAATGCTTGGTAGTGTAAATAATAAGGATAAGGTTATAGAACAATTAAAAGATGAAAATAAGGAAATGAGAAAAGAAATAAATGAATTAAAAGAAGTAGTTAGAAAGCTTATCCATAAGTAG
- the dnaG gene encoding DNA primase, translating into MLKESDKQLLLSKIDIVELISEYVDLKKSGAGFKGLSPFKSENTPSFMVSPSKKIFKDFSSNIGGDAIKFYMLINNLTYLEAVDELARKYNVNINITSEKRYNVKYYNLLSEISKIYQENLLASKEALEYLKNRGYSLNDIKEYRLGYALDKWDSIYTKYENDDAVKDLLELGIVSHSENRYYDTFKNRIMIPILNVKGDIIGFGGRDISSNPNVAKYLNSKESKIFKKSFELFGVFDGGKKIKEYNSCILVEGYFDVLALHKNNIKNVVASLGTALTEKQAEYIRKFTNNIVIAYDNDSAGLEAKKRAIHILNKFEFNIKVMDYSNLGKDPDEILHKYGKNDFVDILSKSKDAFDFLFEYYLKEKDISKLGTKMQVIGDMKPYFSSLKNMIYYDEFVDRFSKRLNISKEALKSNLGKIAVSNNLVSTKKPKESNLKISKKARLEELTILYLLYDKTKYSLFNTFSFENIYYESIIDKGFDGSKFSEEEKEIVFHLKTKYTDISKIDYILLYKEWVLDYIKNSREMILDYYNGYENMNDEDYAKYMSFVSQVKEIEKSVDLPKIKEVYINYMEYEKGKLHATKGEENK; encoded by the coding sequence ATGTTAAAAGAGTCGGATAAGCAGTTATTGTTATCTAAGATTGATATTGTAGAATTAATATCAGAATATGTGGACTTGAAAAAGTCTGGTGCAGGATTTAAAGGTTTATCACCATTTAAGAGTGAAAATACACCATCATTTATGGTTAGTCCTAGTAAAAAAATATTTAAAGATTTTAGTTCAAATATAGGTGGCGATGCTATAAAGTTCTATATGTTAATAAATAATCTAACATATTTAGAAGCAGTAGATGAGTTAGCTAGAAAATACAATGTCAATATTAACATTACTAGTGAGAAGAGATATAACGTAAAGTACTATAACCTACTATCAGAGATATCAAAGATATATCAAGAAAATCTATTAGCTTCAAAAGAAGCACTAGAATATTTAAAAAATAGGGGATATAGTCTTAATGATATTAAGGAATATAGGCTTGGTTATGCACTAGATAAATGGGATAGTATATATACAAAGTATGAAAATGATGACGCAGTAAAAGATTTACTAGAGCTTGGTATTGTATCACATTCGGAAAATAGATATTATGATACATTTAAAAACCGTATAATGATACCCATTCTAAATGTAAAGGGAGATATTATAGGTTTTGGTGGAAGAGATATTTCATCTAATCCTAATGTAGCTAAATATCTAAATTCTAAAGAATCAAAGATATTTAAGAAAAGCTTTGAGCTTTTTGGAGTCTTTGATGGTGGGAAGAAGATAAAAGAATATAACTCATGCATACTTGTAGAAGGATATTTTGATGTTCTAGCATTACATAAGAATAATATAAAGAATGTTGTTGCAAGTCTTGGTACAGCATTAACAGAAAAACAAGCAGAATATATACGTAAGTTTACAAATAATATAGTAATTGCGTATGACAATGACAGTGCAGGACTTGAAGCTAAAAAAAGGGCTATACATATTTTGAATAAATTTGAATTTAACATTAAGGTTATGGATTATTCTAATTTAGGAAAAGATCCAGATGAAATTTTACATAAATATGGTAAAAATGATTTCGTGGATATCCTTAGTAAGTCCAAAGATGCGTTTGATTTTTTATTCGAATATTACTTGAAAGAAAAAGATATATCCAAACTTGGTACTAAAATGCAAGTAATAGGCGATATGAAGCCGTATTTTTCATCATTAAAGAATATGATATATTATGATGAATTTGTAGATAGATTTTCAAAAAGACTTAATATATCAAAAGAGGCACTAAAATCAAATTTAGGTAAAATTGCTGTTAGTAATAATCTTGTATCGACAAAGAAACCAAAAGAAAGTAATTTAAAAATCAGTAAAAAAGCAAGATTAGAAGAACTAACAATACTGTATTTATTATACGACAAAACAAAGTATAGCTTATTCAACACATTTTCATTTGAAAATATCTATTATGAAAGTATAATAGATAAGGGGTTTGATGGCTCTAAATTTTCAGAAGAAGAAAAAGAAATTGTTTTTCATTTAAAAACAAAGTATACTGATATTAGTAAGATAGACTATATTTTACTATACAAAGAATGGGTTTTAGATTATATCAAAAATTCAAGAGAAATGATATTAGATTATTACAACGGATATGAAAATATGAATGATGAAGACTACGCTAAATATATGTCTTTTGTAAGCCAAGTTAAAGAAATAGAAAAAAGCGTGGATTTACCAAAAATTAAAGAAGTATATATCAATTATATGGAATATGAAAAGGGGAAATTACATGCTACAAAAGGAGAAGAAAACAAATAG
- a CDS encoding DNA-directed RNA polymerase subunit omega → MKKHKITVDELVNKFPNKYELAIACGKLARIKLQNGVAKSKVMDIVFEEVMEDKIKIEEN, encoded by the coding sequence ATGAAAAAGCATAAAATAACAGTAGATGAATTAGTAAATAAGTTTCCAAATAAATATGAATTAGCAATAGCATGTGGTAAGTTAGCACGTATTAAATTACAAAATGGAGTTGCAAAGTCAAAAGTAATGGATATAGTTTTTGAAGAAGTAATGGAAGATAAAATAAAAATAGAAGAAAATTAA
- the rpoC gene encoding DNA-directed RNA polymerase subunit beta' — protein sequence MSIKDFDSIQIKLASPEKIREWSYGEVTKAETINYRTLKPEPNGLFCEKIFGPSKDYECSCGKYKRLKHKGIKCEKCGVDVTTSKVRRERMGHIELASPVAHIWYSKGTPNKMSLLLGISTKDLEAVLYHSKYIVIEGDDEYPAGSVIQSREYELIKTQNRENFVAKMGAEGVQDLLKKIDLDEAEAKLDEELETVNSVQKKKKIVKRLKVIRDFKNSGNRPEWMILTVLPVMPADLRPMVQLDGGRFATSDLNDLYRRVINRNARLKKLLEINAPETMIKNEKRMLQEAVDCLIDNGRRGKAILSQNNRELKSLSSMLKGKQGRFRQNLLGKRVDYSGRSVIVVGPSLKMNQCGLPKKMALELYKPFLMRELVKRELASNIKIAKRMVEEEDECVWELIEEIIKNHPVLLNRAPTLHRLSIQAFEPILIEGKAMRLHPLVCAAFNADFDGDQMAIHLVLSPESQMEAKLLMLSTSNLLSPSSGKPIAVPSQDMVMGCYYMTTTKKGAKGEGLMFSNKNQLITAYQTGNIDTHAVAKVRIDGKLVETTPGRVMFTTMLPPEVRDYGATYGKKQIAKLIAVLYKKYGAQKTSELLDKIKAFGYHYGTLAGVTVSVEDLEIPATKKGLLEKADKQVLEVDEEYRQGKIINDERYRRTVEIWSDVTEQVTKDMMDNLDEFNPVYMMATSGARGSIAQMRQLAGMRGLMADTQGRIMEKPIKVNFREGLSVLDFFMSSHGARKGASDRALRTADSGYLTRRLVDISHEVIIKKDDCGCHGEGLLVSSLVDSGEVIEPLAERIYGRRLAQDLVHDGVVVAKYNTMVTDELNEKIKELGITEVMVRSPLTCKLENKGVCRKCYGIDLSNHKEILKGEAVGVIAAQSIGEPGTQLTMRTFHTGGVAQAAAVQSSYKAIDGGKIKYVDLELITDENGREIVATQTAKAIVGKHKYEIPSGSTLMFKNGEKVKKGEVIVEFDPFQTPIISTKAGRISYRDIYIKENVDIKYNVIEKLAIKPSENNEINPRAIIYDEKTNKKLAEYSIPYGAYIMHSEKEHVNSGEIIAKIVKTAEGTKDITGGLPRVQELFEARNPKGKALLSDVAGRVILKEDMNNKKGARTVIITDPETGEEIKQYVIQGGERLVVTNEMLIEKGAKITDGPISPHDMLRVKGEVAAQQFILEAVQGVYRGQGVTVNDKHIEIIVKQMFQKVRILESGSTLFLEEELVDKKLIENINRKKIEEGKQPAKYEPIIQGITKAAVNTESFISASSFQETTKVLANAAIEGKVDRLEGLKENVIIGKKIPGGTGFKDYNDLKVEELEEISEDEI from the coding sequence ATGAGTATTAAAGATTTTGACAGCATACAAATTAAACTAGCTTCTCCAGAAAAAATTAGAGAATGGTCTTATGGAGAAGTAACTAAGGCTGAAACTATTAACTACAGAACATTAAAACCAGAACCAAATGGACTTTTTTGTGAAAAAATATTTGGACCATCAAAAGATTATGAATGTTCATGTGGGAAGTATAAAAGACTAAAACATAAAGGTATAAAATGTGAAAAATGTGGTGTAGATGTTACAACATCAAAAGTTAGACGTGAAAGAATGGGACACATTGAACTAGCATCACCAGTTGCACATATTTGGTATTCTAAAGGAACACCAAACAAGATGAGCTTATTACTTGGTATTTCTACTAAAGATTTAGAAGCTGTCTTATACCACTCAAAATATATAGTAATTGAAGGGGATGACGAGTACCCAGCAGGTTCAGTAATACAAAGTAGAGAATATGAACTTATTAAAACTCAAAATCGTGAAAATTTTGTTGCTAAAATGGGTGCTGAAGGTGTACAAGACTTACTTAAAAAAATAGATCTAGATGAAGCAGAAGCTAAGTTAGATGAAGAGTTAGAAACTGTAAATTCAGTACAAAAGAAAAAGAAAATAGTTAAGAGATTAAAGGTAATAAGAGACTTTAAGAATTCAGGAAATAGACCTGAATGGATGATATTAACTGTTTTACCAGTAATGCCAGCTGATTTAAGACCTATGGTTCAATTAGATGGTGGACGTTTTGCAACTTCAGATTTAAATGATCTATATAGACGTGTAATAAATAGAAATGCAAGACTTAAAAAACTATTAGAAATTAATGCACCTGAAACAATGATAAAAAATGAAAAAAGAATGTTACAAGAAGCAGTAGACTGTCTAATAGATAATGGTAGAAGAGGTAAGGCAATATTATCTCAAAATAACAGAGAATTAAAGTCATTATCTTCAATGTTAAAAGGAAAACAAGGAAGATTTAGACAAAACTTACTAGGTAAACGTGTTGACTATTCAGGAAGATCTGTTATAGTCGTAGGACCAAGTCTTAAAATGAATCAATGTGGTTTACCTAAGAAGATGGCTTTAGAACTATACAAGCCATTCTTAATGAGAGAATTAGTAAAAAGAGAATTAGCTTCTAACATTAAGATAGCAAAGAGAATGGTTGAAGAAGAAGATGAATGTGTATGGGAATTAATAGAAGAAATAATTAAGAATCACCCAGTTTTACTAAACAGAGCACCGACTCTACACAGACTATCTATACAAGCATTTGAACCTATCCTTATAGAAGGTAAGGCTATGAGACTACATCCTCTAGTTTGTGCTGCATTTAATGCCGACTTCGATGGTGACCAAATGGCAATACACTTGGTATTATCACCAGAATCACAAATGGAAGCAAAACTATTGATGTTATCAACAAGTAACCTATTATCACCATCAAGTGGTAAGCCTATAGCTGTTCCATCACAAGATATGGTTATGGGATGTTACTATATGACAACAACAAAAAAAGGAGCTAAAGGTGAAGGATTAATGTTCTCTAATAAGAATCAGTTAATAACTGCATATCAAACAGGAAACATTGATACACACGCTGTAGCTAAAGTAAGAATAGATGGAAAATTAGTTGAAACAACTCCAGGAAGAGTTATGTTTACAACAATGTTACCTCCAGAAGTAAGGGATTATGGTGCAACTTATGGTAAAAAACAAATTGCAAAATTAATCGCAGTACTATACAAGAAGTATGGAGCACAAAAAACATCAGAATTATTAGATAAGATTAAGGCATTTGGTTACCACTACGGAACATTAGCAGGGGTAACAGTCAGTGTTGAAGATCTAGAAATCCCAGCAACAAAGAAGGGTCTATTAGAAAAAGCAGATAAGCAAGTTCTAGAAGTAGATGAAGAATACAGACAAGGTAAGATAATAAATGACGAAAGATACAGAAGAACTGTTGAAATTTGGTCAGATGTTACAGAACAAGTTACAAAAGATATGATGGATAACCTTGATGAATTTAACCCAGTATACATGATGGCAACTTCAGGAGCCAGAGGTAGTATCGCACAAATGCGTCAACTAGCAGGTATGCGTGGACTAATGGCAGATACACAAGGAAGAATCATGGAAAAACCTATAAAAGTAAACTTTAGAGAAGGACTTAGTGTATTAGATTTCTTCATGTCATCACACGGGGCTAGAAAAGGAGCTTCAGATAGAGCCTTGAGAACTGCCGATTCAGGATACTTAACAAGAAGACTAGTTGATATTTCACATGAAGTAATAATCAAAAAAGATGATTGTGGATGTCATGGAGAAGGACTATTAGTATCTAGTTTAGTTGATTCAGGTGAAGTAATCGAACCATTAGCAGAAAGAATATATGGTAGAAGATTAGCACAAGACTTAGTTCATGACGGAGTAGTTGTTGCTAAGTACAATACTATGGTTACAGATGAATTAAATGAAAAGATTAAAGAGCTTGGTATTACAGAAGTTATGGTAAGAAGTCCATTAACATGTAAATTAGAAAATAAAGGGGTATGTAGAAAATGTTATGGTATAGACTTATCTAACCATAAAGAAATTCTAAAAGGTGAAGCAGTAGGGGTTATTGCAGCACAATCAATAGGAGAACCTGGTACCCAACTTACAATGCGTACTTTCCATACAGGAGGGGTAGCACAAGCAGCTGCTGTTCAATCAAGCTATAAGGCAATTGACGGTGGTAAGATTAAATATGTAGACCTAGAATTGATTACTGATGAAAATGGTCGTGAAATTGTTGCAACACAAACAGCTAAGGCAATAGTAGGAAAACATAAATATGAAATACCTAGTGGATCAACATTAATGTTTAAAAATGGAGAAAAGGTTAAGAAGGGTGAAGTAATAGTAGAATTCGACCCATTCCAAACACCAATAATTTCAACTAAGGCAGGTAGAATTTCATATAGAGATATATATATAAAGGAAAATGTAGATATTAAGTATAATGTTATAGAAAAATTAGCAATTAAGCCTAGTGAAAATAACGAAATAAACCCAAGAGCTATTATCTACGATGAAAAGACAAATAAGAAGTTAGCAGAATACAGTATTCCATATGGGGCATATATAATGCACAGTGAAAAGGAACATGTAAATTCAGGAGAAATAATTGCAAAAATAGTAAAAACTGCTGAAGGTACAAAGGATATTACAGGTGGTCTTCCAAGAGTACAAGAATTATTTGAAGCAAGAAATCCAAAAGGTAAAGCTCTATTATCAGATGTTGCAGGTAGAGTAATACTAAAAGAAGATATGAATAATAAGAAGGGGGCACGTACTGTAATAATAACTGATCCAGAAACTGGTGAAGAAATTAAACAGTATGTAATCCAAGGTGGAGAACGTTTAGTTGTTACAAACGAAATGTTAATAGAAAAAGGAGCTAAAATTACTGATGGTCCTATATCACCACATGATATGTTAAGAGTTAAAGGCGAAGTTGCTGCACAACAATTTATACTAGAAGCTGTTCAAGGTGTATATAGAGGACAAGGAGTTACAGTTAACGATAAGCATATAGAAATTATTGTTAAACAAATGTTCCAAAAAGTTAGAATACTTGAATCTGGTTCAACTTTATTCTTAGAAGAAGAATTAGTTGACAAGAAGTTAATTGAAAATATTAACAGAAAGAAGATAGAAGAAGGTAAACAACCTGCTAAATATGAACCTATTATACAAGGTATAACTAAAGCAGCTGTTAATACAGAAAGCTTTATCTCTGCATCTTCATTCCAAGAAACAACAAAAGTATTAGCTAATGCAGCTATAGAAGGTAAAGTTGATAGATTAGAAGGACTTAAAGAAAATGTAATAATTGGTAAGAAGATACCAGGAGGAACAGGATTTAAGGACTATAACGATTTAAAAGTAGAAGAATTAGAAGAAATATCAGAGGATGAAATATAG
- the gmk gene encoding guanylate kinase, protein MVKGRLFVVSGPSGSGKSTITKKVRDMLNIPLSISATSRKPRLGEVDGRDYYFLTKEEFEEKIKNNEFFEYALVHGNYYGTLEKVVEDSLNKGHNIILEIDVQGGIQAKKRKQDAVLIFCRTENEEVLEKRLRNRKTDSEEIIELRLKNAKKELSYEKEYDYVIVNKKLDDAIKQLIDIIKEESYEKA, encoded by the coding sequence ATTGTGAAAGGTAGATTATTTGTAGTTTCAGGACCTTCAGGGTCTGGAAAGTCAACAATCACAAAAAAGGTAAGGGATATGTTAAATATTCCTTTATCAATTTCTGCAACTAGTAGAAAACCACGACTTGGTGAAGTTGATGGTCGTGATTACTATTTCCTAACCAAAGAAGAATTTGAAGAAAAAATTAAGAATAATGAATTTTTCGAATATGCACTTGTGCATGGGAACTATTATGGGACTTTAGAAAAAGTTGTAGAAGATAGCTTAAATAAGGGACATAATATTATACTTGAAATAGATGTACAAGGTGGCATACAGGCTAAGAAGAGAAAACAAGATGCAGTTTTAATTTTTTGCAGAACAGAAAACGAAGAAGTTTTAGAAAAAAGACTTAGAAATCGTAAGACTGATAGTGAAGAAATTATAGAATTAAGATTAAAAAATGCTAAAAAAGAATTGTCATATGAGAAAGAGTATGACTATGTGATAGTTAATAAGAAATTAGATGATGCGATAAAGCAATTGATAGATATTATAAAGGAAGAATCATATGAAAAAGCATAA
- a CDS encoding Rid family detoxifying hydrolase, producing the protein MSNLIPKAVGPYSAYRVVDDYVYISGQIGLDPETNELELDLSSQTKRILENIKNILAKENLTMDNVIKTTVLLSDIHDFVPVNEIYMTYFNEPYPARSAFAVKDLPKGALVEIEVIAHR; encoded by the coding sequence ATGAGCAATTTAATTCCAAAGGCTGTAGGACCATATTCAGCATATAGAGTAGTAGATGATTATGTATATATTTCAGGTCAAATAGGACTAGATCCAGAAACTAATGAATTGGAATTGGACCTTAGTTCACAAACAAAGAGAATATTAGAAAACATCAAGAATATCTTAGCTAAAGAAAATTTAACTATGGATAATGTAATTAAAACAACAGTTCTTTTATCTGATATTCATGATTTTGTACCAGTTAATGAAATATATATGACATACTTTAATGAACCTTATCCTGCAAGATCAGCATTTGCAGTTAAGGACTTGCCTAAAGGAGCATTAGTAGAAATTGAAGTAATTGCACATAGATAG